The following are from one region of the Pseudodesulfovibrio piezophilus C1TLV30 genome:
- a CDS encoding carboxymuconolactone decarboxylase family protein, protein MTESQIAVKANIEKNWKQYQDLMPEIADAYEQLPQEVYKNGVLSGKHKRLMALVGALVGGCRACILYQTGVSLELGATVEEILEACAVAVSLGGTMASGQTSRVVEYLREVGLVEEEIGRSSCVDTEACHGQI, encoded by the coding sequence ATGACAGAAAGTCAAATTGCAGTGAAGGCGAACATTGAGAAAAATTGGAAACAGTACCAGGACTTGATGCCTGAGATTGCTGATGCTTACGAACAATTACCACAAGAGGTCTACAAGAATGGAGTTCTGAGTGGTAAGCACAAACGGTTGATGGCGTTGGTAGGAGCATTGGTCGGTGGGTGCCGAGCGTGTATCCTCTACCAGACCGGGGTGAGCCTGGAATTGGGTGCCACCGTGGAGGAGATATTAGAGGCTTGTGCCGTAGCTGTTTCTCTGGGAGGGACCATGGCGTCAGGGCAGACTTCACGAGTGGTGGAGTATCTTAGGGAAGTCGGACTAGTGGAGGAAGAAATCGGGCGTTCAAGTTGTGTCGATACCGAAGCTTGTCACGGCCAGATTTGA
- a CDS encoding DUF456 domain-containing protein: MEYLWAILFIFGLALSQMLQLFSMPANWVSLALVAAWKVLYPESMAWNFVVVLGVIAALAEALEIGLQMWGAGRYGATARGNIGGILGAIAGAIFFAPFFLGLGALLGALGGAYLGCLIMEIPGRSRPEAFKAAKGAFVGKALGFTIKTAIGAVIVVMAIPQIWP; the protein is encoded by the coding sequence ATGGAATATCTCTGGGCCATTTTATTTATTTTTGGACTGGCGCTCTCGCAAATGCTTCAACTTTTTTCCATGCCAGCAAATTGGGTTTCGCTGGCATTGGTTGCTGCGTGGAAAGTCCTCTATCCCGAATCCATGGCTTGGAACTTCGTCGTTGTACTCGGTGTCATTGCAGCGCTAGCTGAAGCTCTTGAAATCGGACTTCAAATGTGGGGTGCAGGACGATATGGAGCAACGGCTCGTGGCAATATCGGCGGTATTCTCGGAGCTATTGCCGGTGCCATTTTTTTTGCTCCATTCTTCCTTGGTCTCGGAGCACTCCTGGGAGCCTTGGGCGGTGCCTACCTGGGCTGTCTGATCATGGAGATACCCGGCCGCTCAAGACCTGAAGCATTCAAAGCAGCCAAGGGAGCCTTCGTGGGCAAGGCTCTCGGATTCACTATCAAAACAGCCATAGGCGCTGTCATTGTCGTTATGGCAATTCCTCAAATCTGGCCGTGA